In Paenibacillus sp. BIC5C1, a genomic segment contains:
- a CDS encoding HAD-IIA family hydrolase has product MEDVYAYDAYCFDLDGTIYIGQMRLPGVNSFINSLRSKGKRLLFLTNTPVHTKEDCYQRLLSLGISCQPDEILTAGYLSGMYFAEHAPDAKVLVVGEEALRRELRALGIAMTEDPYQSTHVLVGMDRGFNYDKLHLAAKAVRHGAALLATNPDNCCPVQGDIIPDTGAILSSIEAASQRKASVVIGKPSRYYAEKALQLLDVDRSRCLMIGDRLETDILFGQQNGMKTALVLTGISSKEDIGKTDIVPDYIWPSFNEFIMEQQVYPKPSDVMHVEKA; this is encoded by the coding sequence ATGGAAGATGTATATGCTTACGATGCTTATTGCTTTGATTTGGACGGGACGATCTATATTGGCCAGATGAGGCTTCCTGGCGTGAATAGCTTCATAAACAGCTTGCGGTCAAAAGGCAAACGCCTGCTGTTCCTTACCAATACTCCTGTTCATACCAAGGAAGATTGCTACCAACGCCTGCTGAGTTTGGGCATTTCGTGCCAGCCTGATGAAATTCTGACTGCAGGTTACCTGTCGGGAATGTATTTTGCAGAGCATGCGCCGGACGCCAAGGTGCTGGTTGTAGGTGAGGAGGCTTTGCGGAGGGAACTTCGGGCACTTGGGATAGCCATGACCGAAGATCCATATCAATCAACACATGTGTTAGTCGGAATGGATCGGGGATTTAACTACGATAAGCTCCATCTGGCGGCCAAAGCAGTTCGGCACGGAGCGGCTCTGCTTGCAACTAATCCGGACAACTGTTGTCCCGTTCAAGGGGATATCATTCCGGATACAGGAGCCATTCTAAGCTCGATTGAGGCGGCCAGCCAGCGGAAAGCATCGGTCGTGATTGGCAAGCCTTCCCGCTATTATGCAGAGAAGGCACTTCAACTATTGGATGTGGATCGCAGCAGATGCCTCATGATAGGTGATCGGCTGGAAACAGATATTTTATTTGGACAGCAAAATGGAATGAAGACTGCGCTCGTGCTTACGGGGATCTCTTCAAAAGAGGATATCGGAAAGACAGATATCGTTCCGGATTATATATGGCCTTCATTT
- a CDS encoding glycerophosphodiester phosphodiesterase: MIIQAVAHRGYPSKYPENTMSSFLKAVELGFTHLELDVHLSKDGIPVVIHDHTLDRMTNGTGRVADYTASELQSLEIRQDEHIPTLEEVLRALKGKIQLNIELKQMGSYYPLLEERVLEVIEELSMLDQVVITSFDFDALEKIRERSGDVRIGLITFGCSKAILDWSLEIGATFLSIHHAFVTEHYIHQCKELGIQLMAWTINETSVMKKFQEYPSVWICTDELESFIDVLELSSSL; encoded by the coding sequence ATGATCATTCAAGCAGTTGCTCATCGCGGCTATCCAAGTAAGTATCCTGAAAATACAATGTCTTCCTTTTTAAAGGCGGTAGAGCTTGGTTTCACACATCTCGAACTGGATGTTCATCTCAGCAAGGATGGAATTCCAGTGGTGATTCATGACCATACGCTTGACCGCATGACAAATGGAACAGGCAGAGTGGCTGATTATACTGCTTCGGAGCTGCAATCTTTAGAAATCAGGCAAGATGAACATATTCCAACCCTTGAAGAGGTGCTGCGTGCTTTGAAGGGTAAGATTCAACTTAACATTGAGCTTAAGCAGATGGGAAGCTATTACCCTCTTTTGGAGGAAAGGGTGCTTGAAGTTATCGAGGAATTGAGCATGCTGGATCAGGTGGTCATTACGTCATTTGATTTCGATGCCCTGGAGAAGATCAGGGAACGATCTGGCGATGTGCGTATCGGTCTCATTACCTTCGGCTGTTCGAAAGCTATTCTGGACTGGTCATTAGAGATAGGTGCGACGTTCTTGTCCATACACCATGCTTTTGTGACCGAGCATTACATTCATCAATGCAAAGAATTAGGAATCCAGTTGATGGCGTGGACAATCAACGAGACTTCCGTCATGAAAAAATTTCAGGAGTATCCGTCCGTATGGATCTGCACTGACGAACTGGAAAGCTTCATCGATGTATTGGAGTTGTCCAGCTCATTGTGA
- a CDS encoding glycerol-3-phosphate responsive antiterminator produces MNNYPIIASITTDEQISRAIASDVQRVILMTGNITNLGSIIESLHQSGKQAYVHTEMVSGIGRDASAIQYLADVFNIDGIVTTKSNAVSAAKQAGILSIQRIFAIDTAAITTAVRMIMSYKPDEVELMPGLMPRVIQELKERISQPLIVGGLIRYEEEIQQALKSGADFVSVGHEKFWN; encoded by the coding sequence ATGAATAATTATCCCATCATAGCCTCCATTACGACAGATGAACAAATTTCACGAGCTATAGCAAGCGATGTGCAGCGAGTTATTCTGATGACAGGTAACATTACCAATCTGGGTTCAATCATAGAGAGTCTGCATCAAAGTGGCAAACAGGCATATGTGCATACCGAGATGGTGTCGGGGATTGGACGAGATGCCTCAGCAATTCAATATCTTGCAGATGTGTTCAACATCGACGGGATCGTGACGACAAAGAGCAACGCAGTTTCTGCGGCCAAGCAAGCGGGAATATTAAGCATTCAGCGCATATTCGCCATTGATACGGCAGCAATAACGACAGCGGTTCGTATGATTATGAGCTATAAGCCTGATGAGGTTGAACTGATGCCGGGGTTGATGCCTCGAGTCATCCAAGAACTAAAAGAACGAATCTCGCAGCCATTGATTGTGGGTGGCCTTATCCGGTATGAGGAAGAAATACAACAAGCATTAAAGAGCGGGGCAGATTTTGTTTCAGTAGGCCATGAGAAATTCTGGAATTAA
- a CDS encoding ABC transporter permease: MSKEARQSITGLAMVLPSFAILLIVVIIPIVQSFIMSLSNGSGGYDLSRYTYLFTDKGMRSNIVFTLKVTAITCVAVILVSYTLAIYMRFNQGPIVNLIRKTYMIPLFIPGVIATYGLINLLGNHGWLARMLEVVGITLPRIIFDEKGIIIANLWFNIPFTTMLLSSALSGIPSSIIESAKDVGVGRLTLFTRFIFPLSYKTFLVALTFVFMGVIGSFTAPYLIGANSPQMLGVSMQQVFSVFQEREQAAAIAFFSFLLCSVLGAFYIRSMAEEEKAKI; encoded by the coding sequence ATGAGTAAGGAAGCTAGACAGTCGATCACAGGCCTGGCGATGGTGCTCCCCTCCTTCGCTATCCTGTTGATCGTCGTCATTATTCCGATTGTTCAATCTTTCATCATGAGCCTAAGCAACGGTTCAGGCGGATACGATCTAAGCCGTTATACCTATCTGTTCACAGATAAGGGGATGCGAAGCAATATCGTATTTACACTTAAGGTGACTGCCATTACGTGTGTTGCCGTGATCTTGGTCAGCTACACGTTGGCGATTTATATGCGCTTCAACCAGGGGCCGATCGTTAATCTGATTCGTAAAACGTACATGATTCCGCTGTTCATCCCTGGTGTCATCGCAACTTATGGTTTAATCAACTTGCTTGGCAATCATGGTTGGCTCGCCCGAATGCTTGAAGTGGTCGGAATCACGCTGCCACGCATCATTTTTGACGAGAAAGGGATTATCATCGCCAACCTATGGTTCAACATTCCATTTACGACAATGCTGCTCAGTTCCGCGCTGTCGGGCATTCCTTCATCGATCATTGAGAGTGCAAAGGATGTGGGTGTAGGCAGGCTGACGCTGTTTACCCGGTTTATTTTCCCGCTGTCGTACAAGACATTCCTTGTTGCCCTGACCTTTGTCTTCATGGGGGTTATTGGCTCTTTCACTGCGCCTTATCTGATCGGAGCCAACTCTCCGCAGATGCTTGGTGTTTCCATGCAGCAGGTCTTCAGCGTTTTCCAGGAGCGTGAACAAGCCGCAGCGATTGCTTTCTTCTCATTCCTGCTCTGCTCGGTGCTGGGTGCTTTCTACATCCGGTCAATGGCGGAAGAGGAGAAGGCGAAAATTTAG
- a CDS encoding extracellular solute-binding protein, translating to MRMKKPFLSLLTVVGLSVSLLAGCGNGSEVKSTTTGGNAAASSDPVKFNFYFTGSQNVKDLWDSLEPMFEKQHPDIDVNLVYIPSGTGAEPTYDRIVAAKKAGKGSGDIDLYEDGITSVAQGTKDGVWEQLNAKDIPNLSKVNTDTMKDVDNFAVPYRSSAVVLAYDSSKISNPPTTLDELLQWIKANPEQFAYNDPSTGGSGSSFVQTIVYKDLPEEDIHNSDPAIMEKWDGGFDTLKEIGPYVYGQGIYPKKNQGTLDLLMNGEVSLIPAWSDMVLQQLNEGLLPDTIKMQQITPGFNGGPTYLMVNQESDKKEAINEFLNFVLSPEAQEVIVDKMNGFPGIELSNMSQEMQNKFDGVAEGFRTFNIGDLGTEINKRWQSDVAAK from the coding sequence ATGCGTATGAAAAAGCCATTTTTATCATTGTTGACTGTTGTGGGATTATCAGTGTCATTGCTGGCCGGGTGTGGAAACGGAAGCGAGGTTAAAAGTACCACCACCGGGGGGAACGCTGCTGCATCGAGCGATCCGGTGAAATTTAACTTCTACTTTACGGGCTCTCAGAACGTCAAGGATCTGTGGGATTCACTGGAGCCAATGTTTGAGAAACAGCATCCGGATATCGACGTGAATTTGGTCTATATCCCGTCCGGTACTGGCGCTGAGCCGACCTACGACCGGATCGTGGCCGCCAAGAAAGCGGGTAAGGGCTCAGGAGACATTGATCTGTACGAGGACGGAATCACCTCCGTCGCGCAGGGCACAAAGGATGGTGTTTGGGAGCAACTGAACGCGAAAGACATTCCTAACCTGAGCAAAGTCAACACAGACACGATGAAGGACGTGGACAACTTCGCTGTTCCGTATCGCTCGTCCGCCGTGGTTCTGGCCTATGACAGCAGCAAAATCTCCAATCCACCAACTACGCTGGACGAGCTGTTGCAATGGATCAAAGCCAATCCTGAGCAGTTCGCCTACAATGACCCGTCAACGGGTGGTTCCGGCAGCTCGTTCGTGCAGACGATTGTCTATAAGGACCTGCCGGAAGAAGACATTCACAACTCTGATCCGGCGATCATGGAGAAGTGGGACGGCGGTTTCGACACGCTCAAAGAAATCGGACCGTATGTCTATGGGCAGGGAATCTATCCGAAGAAAAACCAGGGCACGCTGGATCTGTTGATGAATGGCGAAGTATCCTTAATTCCGGCCTGGTCCGACATGGTGTTGCAGCAGCTGAACGAAGGTTTGTTGCCGGATACAATTAAGATGCAGCAGATCACGCCGGGCTTCAACGGGGGACCAACATACCTGATGGTCAACCAGGAGTCGGACAAGAAGGAAGCGATCAATGAATTCCTGAACTTTGTACTGTCCCCTGAAGCTCAGGAAGTGATCGTTGACAAAATGAATGGTTTCCCAGGCATTGAACTCTCCAACATGTCACAGGAAATGCAGAATAAATTCGACGGTGTGGCAGAAGGCTTCCGTACGTTCAACATCGGGGATCTGGGCACGGAAATTAACAAACGCTGGCAGAGCGACGTTGCTGCGAAATGA
- a CDS encoding ABC transporter ATP-binding protein produces the protein MQLSVRELAKRYKTGDGVSGINIDIEKGELVTLLGPSGCGKTTVLRSIGGFLEPDSGDILIEGKSVIQLPPEKRPTSMVFQSYNLWSHMSVYDNLAFGLKIRKMPKEEIRTAVEDALKLVRLSGFEKKYPAELSGGQQQRVALARSLLLNPAVLLLDEPFSALDAKLRHEMREELREIQMKTGLTMVFVTHDQEEALSLSDRIIVMNHGRIEQIAHPQQIYDEPASLYVAGFIGKMNFLKGVAEGESIRIGHLSLPNEKGLSGQVTAAVRPEDVQVSSTTMVEGTLAGKVKQVMILGHYAEVTVELVEFGIIRAFLNKELVVQLQVGKDVGVSISKMTGFPVDESN, from the coding sequence ATGCAGTTGTCTGTACGAGAGTTAGCCAAACGTTACAAAACGGGTGACGGGGTCAGCGGCATCAACATCGATATCGAAAAAGGCGAACTGGTCACCCTTCTTGGTCCCTCAGGGTGCGGGAAAACTACCGTATTACGGAGCATCGGCGGATTTCTCGAACCGGACTCTGGTGACATTTTGATCGAGGGCAAGAGTGTCATTCAACTGCCACCGGAGAAACGGCCGACCTCGATGGTGTTTCAGAGCTATAACTTGTGGTCGCATATGTCGGTATACGACAATCTGGCGTTTGGCCTGAAGATCCGCAAAATGCCGAAGGAAGAGATCCGCACAGCGGTCGAGGATGCGCTCAAGCTGGTCCGACTGTCGGGTTTCGAGAAGAAATATCCGGCCGAGCTTTCGGGTGGACAGCAGCAGCGGGTTGCGCTGGCTCGGTCGCTGTTGCTAAATCCGGCGGTACTGCTGTTGGACGAGCCTTTCTCGGCGCTGGATGCCAAGCTGCGGCACGAAATGCGTGAGGAGCTACGTGAGATCCAAATGAAGACCGGGCTGACAATGGTCTTTGTCACGCATGATCAGGAAGAAGCACTGTCGTTGTCCGACCGCATTATCGTCATGAATCACGGACGCATCGAGCAGATTGCTCATCCGCAGCAGATTTATGATGAGCCTGCTTCATTATATGTCGCCGGTTTTATAGGCAAAATGAATTTCCTTAAGGGGGTGGCGGAAGGGGAGAGCATCCGGATTGGACATCTTAGCCTGCCGAACGAGAAAGGGTTAAGCGGACAGGTGACGGCTGCGGTCCGACCAGAAGACGTACAGGTGAGCAGTACTACGATGGTTGAAGGTACACTGGCGGGCAAGGTCAAGCAGGTAATGATTCTTGGACATTACGCCGAAGTTACCGTGGAACTGGTGGAATTCGGCATTATACGTGCTTTTCTGAACAAGGAATTGGTTGTGCAGCTGCAGGTAGGAAAAGACGTCGGCGTCTCGATCTCGAAAATGACCGGATTTCCGGTCGATGAATCGAACTGA
- a CDS encoding ABC transporter permease — MSWYWKHVGPRRIIEFVLLTVFAVFFAGPLVNLLVLAFSEKWNYPDILPQVWGFKWWEFVLAKDDIVSSISLSFLIATLVTLLSIVVCIPAAYAFARLQFPLKRMFLFSFLLTHAFPKMGLYVSIAVLFYRIGLMNTLLGVVLIHMINVLMFMTWIPTSAFRNVHRAQEESARDVGASPFKVFRSITLPMAMPGIMVASIFTFLNSLDEAQGTFLVGIPDYKTMPIVMYSIISDFPSSAGAVFSIILTLPTIILLVAAQRLVSADVLASGFQMK; from the coding sequence ATGTCCTGGTACTGGAAACACGTAGGTCCGAGAAGAATAATCGAATTTGTGCTGCTGACCGTGTTCGCCGTTTTTTTCGCGGGTCCGCTGGTCAACCTGCTTGTACTTGCCTTTAGCGAAAAGTGGAATTATCCGGATATTCTGCCTCAGGTATGGGGCTTCAAATGGTGGGAGTTCGTACTGGCGAAGGACGATATTGTCTCGTCGATCTCACTGTCATTCCTCATTGCTACTCTGGTGACCCTGCTGTCCATCGTCGTCTGCATCCCAGCAGCGTATGCCTTCGCAAGACTCCAGTTTCCGCTGAAGCGGATGTTCCTGTTCTCATTCCTGCTGACGCACGCTTTTCCGAAAATGGGGTTGTACGTCTCCATCGCGGTTCTTTTCTACCGGATTGGATTAATGAATACGCTGCTCGGCGTTGTGCTGATCCATATGATCAATGTGCTGATGTTCATGACCTGGATTCCAACCTCCGCCTTTCGCAACGTGCACCGGGCGCAGGAGGAATCGGCGCGTGACGTTGGGGCAAGCCCCTTCAAAGTGTTCCGCAGCATCACCCTGCCAATGGCGATGCCCGGCATCATGGTCGCTTCAATCTTCACGTTCCTCAATTCGCTCGATGAAGCGCAGGGGACGTTCCTGGTCGGTATTCCGGATTACAAAACAATGCCAATCGTCATGTACTCCATTATTTCCGACTTTCCGAGCAGCGCCGGAGCCGTATTCTCAATCATCCTGACGCTGCCGACCATTATTCTGCTAGTGGCAGCCCAGCGGCTGGTGAGTGCGGATGTGCTGGCGAGCGGTTTTCAAATGAAATAA
- a CDS encoding LacI family DNA-binding transcriptional regulator, with the protein MDNKLNHSLRELAQLAGVSKSTASRVISGNGYASPEVRDRVLKAVEQLRYKPSAVARAMVAKRTYNIGVIVFRDRLPIVSHTLYGRIIDEILMSAEEMGYSIFLKTDREMSLRSTDYMLEQRVDGLILVSRLQKNVIDYVKNFNIPYLMVNGSTEDPDVVHLVSNDEAGGERAAQHLYDIGHRKFFIIAGPGEHRSHSLRLEGFRKRLESLGVSCEQDGFIVVESSESSFDSGRKLMEEHYVAFREGRYSALFSTNDMLALGAMKVLMERGVSVPEEVSVMGYDNTEVAGMYHPSLTTVSVDASGIGRDAVSILDRLISGEGSVPRLIEYESEVIVRQSTNGREDGTCPGTGNT; encoded by the coding sequence TTGGACAATAAGTTGAATCATAGTCTGCGGGAGCTGGCCCAACTGGCCGGTGTATCGAAATCGACCGCTTCTCGGGTGATTTCCGGAAATGGATACGCGAGTCCTGAAGTCCGGGATCGTGTTCTCAAGGCGGTCGAGCAGCTTCGCTACAAGCCGAGCGCCGTCGCCAGAGCGATGGTTGCCAAGCGTACCTACAATATCGGAGTTATCGTTTTCCGTGACAGGCTGCCGATTGTGTCCCACACACTGTATGGCAGAATCATTGACGAGATACTGATGTCCGCTGAAGAGATGGGCTACTCGATTTTCCTGAAGACCGACCGGGAAATGTCGCTGCGCTCCACCGATTATATGCTGGAACAGCGGGTGGATGGACTCATTCTGGTCAGTCGGCTGCAGAAGAACGTCATTGATTACGTCAAAAACTTCAATATCCCATATCTGATGGTGAACGGATCGACGGAAGATCCGGACGTCGTGCATCTCGTTAGCAACGATGAGGCCGGTGGAGAACGGGCGGCACAGCATTTATATGATATCGGACACCGCAAATTCTTTATCATCGCCGGACCGGGTGAGCATCGGAGCCACTCACTGCGATTGGAGGGCTTCCGAAAGCGGCTTGAATCCCTCGGCGTTAGTTGTGAACAAGACGGGTTTATCGTCGTCGAGTCATCGGAATCAAGCTTTGATTCCGGTCGGAAGCTGATGGAAGAGCATTATGTGGCCTTCCGCGAGGGTCGATACAGCGCTCTGTTCAGTACAAATGACATGCTTGCACTAGGGGCGATGAAGGTGCTGATGGAACGCGGAGTCAGCGTTCCGGAGGAAGTATCCGTTATGGGCTACGACAATACCGAAGTGGCCGGCATGTACCACCCATCGCTGACTACCGTCAGCGTGGATGCGTCTGGTATCGGTCGAGACGCAGTATCGATTCTGGATCGTCTGATTAGCGGCGAGGGGAGTGTGCCACGCCTGATTGAATACGAAAGCGAAGTGATTGTCCGTCAATCGACGAATGGAAGGGAGGACGGAACATGTCCTGGTACTGGAAACACGTAG
- a CDS encoding glycerophosphodiester phosphodiesterase, which produces MNKFPLITAHTGCMGHPDHSFESLQAAITLGVDIYEDDIRSTRDGVPVLAHDDDITLADGSCCSLAEMTLKELNNARLAPILTLQDVLEQIRAAGKIMNLDIKSDSALEPVSTLVNRMDMEEMVFLSGCDYGSAVKASQYAPSIRRLLNVNMQSFGSLSYDEAVFKACANAREAGCFGINVPYQVVQPVLMEAVQRSGLAIYVWTVMEADDMRRLAQLGVDSITTRDPEKLIAVRDETNFAKENRDWTIS; this is translated from the coding sequence ATGAACAAATTCCCCCTGATCACAGCCCATACTGGCTGCATGGGCCATCCAGATCATTCTTTCGAGTCACTTCAGGCAGCCATAACACTTGGCGTAGATATTTACGAAGACGATATCCGTTCGACTCGGGACGGCGTGCCGGTGCTCGCCCACGATGACGATATTACTTTGGCAGATGGAAGCTGCTGCAGTCTTGCAGAAATGACACTGAAGGAGTTGAACAACGCTAGACTAGCGCCTATTCTAACGCTTCAGGATGTGCTTGAGCAGATACGCGCAGCTGGTAAAATTATGAATCTTGATATCAAATCAGACAGCGCTCTGGAGCCGGTCTCCACCCTGGTGAATCGGATGGATATGGAGGAGATGGTGTTTCTCAGTGGCTGCGATTACGGGTCAGCGGTTAAAGCTAGCCAGTACGCTCCAAGCATCCGCAGGTTGCTTAATGTGAACATGCAAAGCTTCGGGAGTCTGAGCTACGACGAGGCAGTGTTCAAGGCGTGTGCAAATGCTCGCGAAGCCGGCTGCTTTGGAATTAACGTGCCATATCAGGTTGTCCAGCCAGTATTAATGGAAGCTGTGCAGCGGAGCGGCCTGGCTATCTACGTCTGGACGGTTATGGAGGCGGACGACATGCGGCGACTAGCACAGTTGGGCGTGGACTCGATAACAACCCGTGATCCGGAGAAGCTGATTGCCGTCCGGGATGAAACGAATTTTGCAAAGGAGAATAGGGATTGGACAATAAGTTGA
- a CDS encoding CehA/McbA family metallohydrolase produces MKWFACELHTHTLHSDGSQTLGELAEGAVNLGFDAIALTDHNTMSGLSGKAEIEQKYGLRIIPGMEWTTFYGHMVTIGLSAFADWRQSNRDGIDEGIENVHRLGGIAGLAHPFRIGSPACTGCFWEYEIGNWSAVDYIEVWSGTFPSIQTNNRRAFDLWTHKLNEGYRIAATSGRDWHAQGDTDDPISVTYLGIEDNAVAGNEGSTALSLHEETLIQALREGRASVTIGPQLTLTLEAGGALYAIGSTVPTVVEKREAAEEPIRANLLLDFSVRTGLWSLQKQVCRLKLCSNLGEELNLEVPFSLDEQLMQFEAQLRESAPDIPRRWIRAELWGTVRGVHVLIAFTNAIYFEEGGFQR; encoded by the coding sequence ATGAAGTGGTTCGCCTGTGAACTGCATACACATACGCTGCACAGCGATGGCAGTCAGACGCTGGGAGAACTGGCAGAGGGAGCAGTCAATCTGGGCTTTGACGCCATCGCGCTGACCGATCACAATACGATGTCCGGCTTAAGCGGCAAAGCGGAAATCGAGCAGAAATACGGACTGCGAATCATCCCCGGCATGGAGTGGACCACTTTTTACGGCCATATGGTGACGATAGGGCTGAGTGCTTTTGCCGACTGGCGTCAATCGAATCGGGATGGAATCGATGAGGGGATCGAGAACGTGCATCGCCTCGGTGGAATCGCCGGGCTTGCTCATCCCTTCCGAATCGGCAGTCCGGCCTGTACCGGTTGTTTCTGGGAATACGAGATTGGGAACTGGTCCGCAGTCGATTACATTGAAGTCTGGTCCGGCACGTTCCCTTCCATTCAAACGAACAATCGGCGAGCATTTGATCTTTGGACTCACAAGCTGAATGAAGGATATCGGATTGCAGCCACTTCAGGCAGGGACTGGCATGCGCAGGGCGATACAGACGATCCGATCTCGGTTACGTACCTCGGCATCGAAGACAACGCAGTGGCAGGGAATGAGGGATCGACAGCCCTTTCGCTCCATGAAGAAACGCTTATCCAAGCGCTGCGGGAAGGGCGTGCGTCCGTAACGATAGGTCCTCAGCTGACCCTGACGCTGGAAGCTGGAGGTGCACTCTATGCAATCGGCTCTACGGTTCCAACGGTAGTCGAGAAACGGGAAGCTGCAGAGGAGCCGATCCGGGCGAACTTGCTGCTGGACTTTTCGGTACGCACCGGACTGTGGTCGCTACAGAAGCAGGTCTGCAGATTGAAGCTGTGTTCCAATTTGGGCGAGGAGCTTAATCTTGAAGTTCCGTTTTCATTGGATGAACAGTTGATGCAATTTGAAGCACAACTGAGGGAGTCCGCTCCAGATATCCCCCGCAGGTGGATTCGTGCCGAGCTGTGGGGAACCGTACGAGGAGTCCATGTGCTGATTGCCTTTACCAACGCGATCTATTTCGAAGAAGGAGGATTCCAGCGATGA
- the solA gene encoding N-methyl-L-tryptophan oxidase, giving the protein MHYDVIVIGAGSMGMAAGYFLSKSGKSTLLIDSFNPPHNQGSHHGETRIIRHAYGEGENYVPLALKAQELWNDLEKVTGKQLFLPTGVINVGYEKTDFIQNIISSSRTYSLPLEILDSIEVNKRWPGINLPNNYIGCYEPTSGVLKCEECIEAYRELAEQNGATIITNSKVKEIMVHDKRVTIKTDDHTFSANALVVSAGAWSGSLLSMLDLNLPLNPIRKTFAWFDTNEDLYNHKEFPAFSFETAHGHYYGFPSIDGSGLKLGRHDGGDTIDPDEAILGFGELEEDTTDLKQFLQHYMPSAQGLKFGKTCMYTMTPDEDFIIDTHPSYPNVAIASGFSGHGFKFSSVVGQILSDLIISGKTEHNISPFSINRF; this is encoded by the coding sequence ATGCATTATGACGTAATTGTAATAGGAGCAGGTTCAATGGGGATGGCAGCTGGTTATTTTTTATCCAAGAGTGGGAAGAGTACATTATTAATCGATTCCTTTAACCCACCCCATAACCAAGGCAGTCATCACGGAGAGACGAGAATCATTCGCCATGCGTATGGTGAAGGTGAAAATTATGTTCCGTTAGCGCTCAAGGCTCAAGAATTATGGAATGACTTAGAGAAAGTGACAGGAAAACAATTATTTCTTCCTACGGGGGTTATAAACGTGGGTTACGAGAAAACAGATTTTATCCAAAATATCATTTCAAGCTCGAGAACCTATTCGTTGCCACTTGAGATATTAGATTCCATTGAAGTAAATAAGCGCTGGCCAGGCATCAATTTACCGAACAATTACATTGGTTGCTACGAACCAACCTCAGGAGTGTTGAAATGTGAGGAATGCATTGAAGCATATCGAGAACTCGCAGAGCAAAACGGAGCCACCATCATAACCAATAGTAAAGTAAAAGAAATCATGGTTCATGATAAAAGAGTTACCATCAAGACCGATGATCATACTTTTAGTGCTAATGCGTTAGTAGTTTCAGCAGGGGCCTGGTCAGGAAGTCTCCTTTCCATGTTGGATTTAAATCTTCCTCTCAATCCTATAAGAAAAACATTTGCCTGGTTCGATACTAATGAAGATTTATATAATCATAAGGAGTTCCCCGCCTTTTCGTTTGAAACAGCCCACGGGCATTATTATGGTTTCCCAAGCATCGATGGTTCCGGATTAAAATTAGGCCGACATGATGGAGGAGATACAATCGATCCAGATGAAGCTATCCTGGGATTTGGTGAACTAGAGGAAGACACGACAGATTTAAAACAATTTTTACAACATTATATGCCCTCTGCACAAGGATTGAAGTTTGGTAAAACGTGTATGTATACAATGACTCCCGATGAAGATTTCATTATCGATACACATCCTAGCTATCCTAACGTTGCCATTGCCTCAGGTTTCTCAGGACATGGCTTTAAATTTAGTAGTGTAGTTGGACAGATTTTAAGTGATTTGATTATATCAGGGAAAACGGAACATAATATTTCTCCATTTTCAATCAATCGATTTTAA